Proteins co-encoded in one Medicago truncatula cultivar Jemalong A17 chromosome 8, MtrunA17r5.0-ANR, whole genome shotgun sequence genomic window:
- the LOC120577532 gene encoding uncharacterized protein — protein MQKTGSNNIEILRVQALSILCTPHPFLEFSGFAPIPDKVDSIRSRKQQIKNDTLFDFDGSSPVQDKVDPFCSTKQQIDNNAFLDFDGFSPVEDKVDRYNRSKEQRQDNDEENIEEGEFSFACTKVRGLHIFADEIFENGKIRQIPHTFDQSLFIYPTSNNNVSHLRPPLKKIFIKNFVNRHSMLGGISKESQNESLQNMTMVEIKASNECYEKSNSTGSSNLWKFRQNMNLRSNSDHKDSLVLLNASDPKNSRKPKVENFVHKKRKDEKHINGLSAYEKLYVSNKTRKDSNKRRSFLPYKRQLLGLFTNMHGLSRNLHPF, from the coding sequence atgcaGAAAACAGGCTCAAATAATATTGAGATCCTAAGAGTGCAAGCTCTATCAATTCTCTGCACACCCCACCCTTTTCTTGAATTTTCTGGGTTTGCTCCCATTCCAGATAAAGTTGATTCAATTCGTAgcagaaaacaacaaattaagaacgacactctttttgattttgatggctCTTCTCCCGTTCAAGATAAAGTTGATCCATTTTGTagtacaaaacaacaaattgaCAACAACGCTTTTCTTGATTTTGATGGCTTTTCTCCAGTTGAAGATAAAGTCGATAGATATAATAGAAGTAAAGAACAAAGGCAAGacaatgatgaagaaaatattgaagaagGAGAGTTTAGTTTTGCATGCACCAAAGTCCGAGGACTGCATATATTTGCCGATgagatatttgaaaatggaaaaatacgACAAATACCACACACTTTTGACCAATCTCTATTCATCTATCCCACCTCAAATAATAATGTCTCACATCTTCGACCACCACTAAAGAAGATCTTTATTAAGAATTTCGTAAATCGACACTCAATGCTAGGTGGTATTTCAAAAGAATCTCAAAACGAGTCATTGCAGAATATGACAATGGTGGAGATAAAGGCTTCGAATGAGTGTTACGAAAAAAGCAACTCCACAGGGTCATCAAATTTGTGGAAATTTAGACAAAACATGAATCTTCGAAGTAACAGCGACCATAAGGAttcattagttttattgaatgcTTCGGATCCAAAAAATTCCAGAAAGCCAAAGGTAGAAAACTTTGTTCATAAAAAGAGGAAGGATGAAAAACACATAAATGGATTATCAGCTTACGAGAAGTTGTACGTGTCTAATAAAACAAGGAAGGATAGCAACAAAAGAAGATCATTTTTGCCTTACAAACGCCAGTTATTGGGGCTCTTTACCAACATGCATGGATTGAGTAGGAACCTGCACcccttttga
- the LOC120577533 gene encoding uncharacterized protein, translating into MQKTGSNNIEILRVQALSILCTPHPFLEFSGFAPIPDKVDSIRSRKQQIKNDTLFDFDGSSPVQDKVDPFCSTKQQIDNDAFLDFDGFSPAEDKVDRYNRSKEQRQDNDEENIEEGEFSFACTKVRGLHIFADEIFENGKIRQIPHTFDQSLFIYPTSNNNVSHLRPPLKKIFIKNSVNRHSMLGGISKESQNESLQNMTMVEIKASNECYEKSNSTGSSNLWKFRVLLNASDPKNSRKPKVENIVNKKRKDEKHKNGLSAYEKLYVSNKTRKDSNKRRSFLPYKRQLLGLFTNMNGLSRNLHPF; encoded by the coding sequence atgcaGAAAACAGGCTCAAATAATATTGAGATCCTAAGAGTGCAAGCTCTATCAATTCTCTGCACACCCCACCCTTTTCTTGAATTTTCTGGGTTTGCTCCCATTCCAGATAAAGTTGATTCAATTCGTAgcagaaaacaacaaattaagaacgacactctttttgattttgatggctCTTCTCCCGTTCAAGATAAAGTTGATCCATTTTGTagtacaaaacaacaaattgaCAACGACGCTTTTCTTGATTTTGATGGCTTTTCTCCAGCTGAAGATAAAGTCGATAGATATAATAGAAGTAAAGAACAAAGGCAAGacaatgatgaagaaaatattgaagaagGAGAGTTTAGTTTTGCATGCACCAAAGTCCGAGGACTGCATATATTTGCCGATgagatatttgaaaatggaaaaatacgACAAATACCACACACTTTTGACCAATCTCTATTCATCTATCCTACCTCAAATAATAATGTCTCACATCTTCGACCACCACTAAAGAAGATCTTTATTAAGAATTCCGTAAATCGACACTCAATGCTAGGTGGTATTTCAAAAGAATCTCAAAACGAGTCATTGCAGAATATGACAATGGTGGAGATAAAGGCTTCGAATGAGTGTTACGAAAAAAGCAACTCCACAGGGTCATCAAATTTGTGGAAATTTAGAGTTTTATTGAATGCTTCGGATCCAAAAAATTCCAGAAAGCCAAAGGTAGAAAACATTGTTAATAAAAAGAGGAAGgatgaaaaacacaaaaatggaTTATCAGCTTACGAGAAGTTGTACGTGTCTAATAAAACAAGGAAGGATAGCAACAAAAGAAGATCATTTTTGCCTTACAAACGCCAGTTATTGGGGCTCTTTACCAACATGAATGGATTGAGTAGGAACCTGCACcccttttga
- the LOC120577534 gene encoding uncharacterized protein translates to MQKTGSNNIEILRVQALSILCTPHPFLEFSGFAPIPDKVDPIRSRKQQIKNDTLFDFDGSSPVQDKVDPFCSTKQQIDHDAFLDFDGFSPAEDKVDIYNRSKEQRQDNDEENIEEGEFSFACTKVRGLHIFADEIFENGKIRQIPHTFDQSLFIYPTSNNNVSHLRPPLKKIFIKNSVNRHSMLGGISKESQNESLQNMTMVEIKASNECYEKSNSTGSSNLWKFRQNMNLRSNSDHKDSFVLLNASDPKNSRKPKVENIVNKKRKDEKHKNGLSAYEKLYVSNKTRKDSNKRRSFLPYKRQLLGLFTNMNGLSRNLHPF, encoded by the coding sequence atgcaGAAAACAGGCTCAAATAATATTGAGATCCTAAGAGTACAAGCTCTATCAATTCTCTGCACACCCCACCCTTTTCTTGAATTTTCTGGGTTTGCTCCCATTCCAGATAAAGTTGATCCAATTCGTAgcagaaaacaacaaattaagaacgacactctttttgattttgatggctCTTCTCCCGTTCAAGATAAAGTTGATCCATTTTGTagtacaaaacaacaaattgaCCACGACGCTTTTCTTGATTTTGATGGCTTTTCTCCAGCTGAAGATAAAGTCGATATATATAATAGAAGTAAAGAACAAAGGCAAGacaatgatgaagaaaatattgaagaagGAGAGTTTAGTTTTGCATGCACCAAAGTCCGAGGACTGCATATATTTGCCGATgagatatttgaaaatggaaaaatacgACAAATACCACACACTTTTGACCAATCTCTATTCATCTATCCCACCTCAAATAATAATGTCTCACATCTTCGACCACCACTAAAGAAGATCTTTATTAAGAATTCCGTAAATCGACACTCAATGCTAGGTGGTATTTCAAAAGAATCTCAAAACGAGTCATTGCAGAATATGACAATGGTGGAGATAAAGGCTTCGAATGAGTGTTACGAAAAAAGCAACTCCACAGGGTCATCAAATTTGTGGAAATTTAGACAAAACATGAATCTTCGAAGTAACAGCGACCATAAGGATTCATTCGTTTTATTGAATGCTTCGGATCCAAAAAATTCCAGAAAGCCAAAGGTAGAAAACATTGTTAATAAAAAGAGGAAGgatgaaaaacacaaaaatggaTTATCAGCTTACGAGAAGTTGTACGTGTCTAATAAAACAAGGAAGGATAGCAACAAAAGAAGATCATTTTTGCCTTACAAACGCCAGTTATTGGGGCTCTTTACCAACATGAATGGATTGAGTAGGAACCTGCACcccttttga
- the LOC120577535 gene encoding uncharacterized protein encodes MQKTGSNNIEILRVQALSILCTPHPFLEFSGFAPIPDKVDSIRSRKQQIKNDTLFDFDGSSPVQDKVDPFCSTKQQIDNDAFLDFDGFSPAEDKVDIYNRSKEQRQDNDEENIEEGEFSFACTKVRGLHIFADEIFENGKIRQIPHTFDQSLFIYPTSNNNVSHLRPPLKKIFIKNSVNRHSMLGGISKESQNESLQNMTMVEIKASNECYEKSNSTGSSNLWKFRQNMNLRSNSDHKDSLVLLNASDPKNSRKPKVENIVNKKRKDEKHKNGLSAYEKLYVSNKTRKDSNKRRSFLPYKRQLLGLFTNMNGLSRNLHPF; translated from the coding sequence atgcaGAAAACAGGCTCAAATAATATTGAGATCCTAAGAGTGCAAGCTCTATCAATTCTCTGCACACCCCACCCTTTTCTTGAATTTTCTGGGTTTGCTCCCATTCCAGATAAAGTTGATTCAATTCGTAgcagaaaacaacaaattaagaacgacactctttttgattttgatggctCTTCTCCCGTTCAAGATAAAGTTGATCCATTTTGTagtacaaaacaacaaattgaCAACGACGCTTTTCTTGATTTTGATGGCTTTTCTCCAGCTGAAGATAAAGTCGATATATATAATAGAAGTAAAGAACAAAGGCAAGacaatgatgaagaaaatattgaagaagGAGAGTTTAGTTTTGCATGCACCAAAGTCCGAGGACTGCATATATTTGCCGATgagatatttgaaaatggaaaaatacgACAAATACCACACACTTTTGACCAATCTCTATTCATCTATCCCACCTCAAACAATAATGTCTCACATCTTCGACCACCACTAAAGAAGATCTTTATTAAGAATTCCGTAAATCGACACTCAATGCTAGGTGGTATTTCAAAAGAATCTCAAAACGAGTCATTGCAGAATATGACAATGGTGGAGATAAAGGCTTCGAATGAGTGTTACGAAAAAAGCAACTCCACAGGGTCATCAAATTTGTGGAAATTTAGACAAAACATGAATCTTCGAAGTAACAGCGACCATAAGGAttcattagttttattgaatgcTTCGGATCCAAAAAATTCCAGAAAGCCAAAGGTAGAAAACATTGTTAATAAAAAGAGGAAGgatgaaaaacacaaaaatggaTTATCAGCTTACGAGAAGTTGTACGTGTCTAATAAAACAAGGAAGGATAGTAACAAAAGAAGATCATTTTTGCCTTACAAACGCCAGTTATTGGGGCTCTTTACCAACATGAATGGATTGAGTAGGAACCTGCACcccttttga
- the LOC120577537 gene encoding uncharacterized protein gives MQKTGSNNIEILRVQALSILCTPHPFLEFSGFAPIPDKVDSIRSRKQQIKNDTLFDFDGSSPVQDKVDPFCSTKQQIDNDAFLDFDGFSPAEDKVDIYNRSKEQRQDNDEENIEEGEFSFACTKVRGLHIFADEIFENGKIRQIPHTFDQSLFIYPTSNNNVSHLRPPLKKIFIKNSVNRHSMLGGISKESQNESLQNMTMVEIKASNECYEKSNSTGSSNLWKFRQT, from the coding sequence atgcaGAAAACAGGCTCAAATAATATTGAGATCCTAAGAGTGCAAGCTCTATCAATTCTCTGCACACCCCACCCTTTTCTTGAATTTTCTGGGTTTGCTCCCATTCCAGATAAAGTTGATTCAATTCGTAgcagaaaacaacaaattaagaacgacactctttttgattttgatggctCTTCTCCCGTTCAAGATAAAGTTGATCCATTTTGTagtacaaaacaacaaattgaCAACGACGCTTTTCTTGATTTCGATGGCTTTTCTCCAGCTGAAGATAAAGTCGATATATATAATAGAAGTAAAGAACAAAGGCAAGacaatgatgaagaaaatattgaagaagGAGAGTTTAGTTTTGCATGCACCAAAGTCCGAGGACTGCATATATTTGCCGATgagatatttgaaaatggaaaaatacgACAAATACCACACACTTTTGACCAATCTCTATTCATCTATCCCACCTCAAACAATAATGTCTCACATCTTCGACCACCACTAAAGAAGATCTTTATTAAGAATTCCGTAAATCGACACTCAATGCTAGGTGGTATTTCAAAAGAATCTCAAAACGAGTCATTGCAGAATATGACAATGGTGGAGATAAAGGCTTCGAATGAGTGTTACGAAAAAAGCAACTCCACAGGGTCATCAAATTTGTGGAAATTTAGACAAACATGA
- the LOC120577538 gene encoding uncharacterized protein, whose amino-acid sequence MKKTGSNNIEILRVQALSILCTPHPFLEFSGFAPIPDKVDSIRSRKQQIKNDTLFDFDGSSPVQDKVDPFCSTKQQIDNDAFLDFDGFSPAEDKVDIYNRSKEQRQDNDEENIEEGEFSFACTKVRGLHIFADEIFENGKIRQIPHTFDQSLFIYPTSNNNVSHLRPPLKKIFIKNSVNRHSMLGGISKESQNESLQNMTMVEIKASNECYEKSNSTGSSNLWKFRVLLNASDPKNSRKPKVENIVNKKRKDEKHKNGLSAYEKLYVSNKTRKDSNKRRSFLPYKRQLLGLFTNMNGLSRNLHPF is encoded by the coding sequence atgaagaaaacaggCTCAAATAATATTGAGATCCTAAGAGTGCAAGCTCTATCAATTCTCTGCACACCCCACCCTTTTCTTGAATTTTCTGGGTTTGCTCCCATTCCAGATAAAGTTGATTCAATTCGTAgcagaaaacaacaaattaagaacgacactctttttgattttgatggctCTTCTCCCGTTCAAGATAAAGTTGATCCATTTTGTagtacaaaacaacaaattgaCAACGACGCTTTTCTTGATTTTGATGGCTTTTCTCCAGCTGAAGATAAAGTCGATATATATAATAGAAGTAAAGAACAAAGGCAAGacaatgatgaagaaaatattgaagaagGAGAGTTTAGTTTTGCATGCACCAAAGTCCGAGGACTGCATATATTTGCCGATgagatatttgaaaatggaaaaatacgACAAATACCACACACTTTTGACCAATCTCTATTCATCTATCCCACCTCAAACAATAATGTCTCACATCTTCGACCACCACTAAAGAAGATCTTTATTAAGAATTCCGTAAATCGACACTCAATGCTAGGTGGTATTTCAAAAGAATCTCAAAACGAGTCATTGCAGAATATGACAATGGTGGAGATAAAGGCTTCGAATGAGTGTTACGAAAAAAGCAACTCCACAGGGTCATCAAATTTGTGGAAATTTAGAGTTTTATTGAATGCTTCGGATCCAAAAAATTCCAGAAAGCCAAAGGTAGAAAACATTGTTAATAAAAAGAGGAAGgatgaaaaacacaaaaatggaTTATCAGCTTACGAGAAGTTGTACGTGTCTAATAAAACAAGGAAGGATAGCAACAAAAGAAGATCATTTTTGCCTTACAAACGCCAGTTATTGGGGCTCTTTACCAACATGAATGGATTGAGTAGGAACCTGCACcccttttga